In a genomic window of Diadema setosum chromosome 3, eeDiaSeto1, whole genome shotgun sequence:
- the LOC140226510 gene encoding uncharacterized protein, with protein sequence MMLLLASMLLCSGLSSVDAITCNTCLEMTSTSPTLQALLSGGADALGVTDLPVTLSCQSPTTMPCPDTCVAQQFIFPLSSDTYGDGTVTLTQLNCSDPRTDGLPFGPDNCLSPDIFAIIAGPAAQSIEDTFSPDVTVTDITGSYCVCDTDNCNVVPASAVSNPTMPTTETPAMGNSAEPEAGYGADKHTTMEITTAGAEHILASVTLLIGSLLGAIVFRAM encoded by the exons TTGACGCCATCACGTGTAATACCTGTCTGGAGATGACGTCAACATCGCCAACTCTGCAAGCCTTGCTGTCTGGAGGCGCTGATGCTTTGGGAGTAACTGACCTACCGGTGACACTGTCCTGCCAGTCACCAACTACAATGCCTTGCCCGGATACGTGTGTGGCCCAGCAGTTTATATTTCCATTGAGCAGTGATACCT atggtgaCGGTACGGTGACCTTAACGCAGCTAAACTGTAGCGACCCGAGAACTGACGGCCTGCCGTTTGGGCCGGACAACTGCCTAAGCCCGGATATATTTGCCATTATCGCGGGTCCAGCTGCTCAGTCAATAGAAGACACCTTCTCACCCGATGTCACAGTTACCGATATCACAGGCTCCTATTGCGTGTGCGATACGGACAACTGCAACGTTGTTCCGGCTTCAGCTGTCAGTAACCCTACCATGCCTACTACGGAGACTCCTGCGATGGGCAACTCCGCCGAACCGGAGGCAGGCTATGGTGCCGACAAGCACACTACGATGGAGATAACGACAGCTGGCGCAGAACACATCTTGGCGAGTGTAACGTTGCTGATTGGCTCTTTGCTTGGCGCCATCGTGTTCCGAGCCATGTGA